AAGGCATAATTTCAGATACAACTTGAGGAAAAGAATGACATGGAGGGCCCAATCTAAAACTATATTTTACAGAAACGCAGTGAAAAACCTCACTGGAGATATAGAGCTGGCAAAAAATCGATGGATCAAATATTTCAACGCCGAAACCATCTCCGTGCACCAGAGAAGCAGATGCACCTGCCCCCTACCTACACTCGGAGGAGTCAAGGACTTAAAATGGTAAGAAACAATAAAGTGCATAAattatttcagttttttcggttggaaaACTTTTGGAAATGAGTTTTCAAAATTAGCAACCATTTTCTAAACCCTTTCTACACTCGCATATTTACCTCCTACTTCGGCAAGCATTTATCAAGACCTATTATTTCATacctcacatggctatatttaagGAAACAATTTACACACCCTTCGCACCTATGGTTGTCTCTCCCCTAAATTCAATCTAGAACAATATAATTCACCGAATGCCTGGCGGTTCATATTTCCAGCTGTTTCCGCGTCAATAGGTTTCTAATAGAagtgcgtatgacggacagacaggtgtAAGTTGTCTCCTGTGCTAGTTGCCTGATCTCCCACCAACCACAGCCCCTACTGCAAATAAGTATATGCTCGGCGGATGTTTATGAACATGCGCTTATAAGCATTTGATGGGGTTGTGCTAATTGTCGTTGGAATCTTTGACTGCaattatattttggaattatattctgaagataatttttaaattaaatttatttaatagcGAAATAGACAACGATCAAATTGAAAGCGAAATAGACAACGATCAgttcgcggttgggaacagaagagaccgacttatttccatgcggtccttactgtcccagccaacggcatttttccaccgttaactctccactcccctggtgcgttcagaaaatgagtgagtggagagttccgcgccatctacccgtccgcatccgcaacattcgaaataaatttcgaatgccgcagatcctgccgcgccacatcactccgcccccagacgaaacctaggggtttcggcgacggatcccggaacttcgttcgccgttaatctacaaagcggacacgacgctgcttcggggcgcacacgggtttcagcctggacaaagagaccgcctttttgcgtccaccgatctcgagctggaagaaatgatctcccctctcgagaacgcggtacgggccttcatatggaggctgcagcggcttccggacggcatccgtcctgatcagcacgtgcgtgcatgtgtccagttccttgggcgaacaagcaggtatggacgagtgtcgagtgggtggtggcgctttgatgcgtcggagattgtccctcagcagacgcaccaaccccgactccgtgagacccgatctcttgtcgaagaccagatcgcttgggagtcttgggttctccccgtataccaactccgcggggctggcagcaaattcctctcggcgggttgtacgaaggccgagtaggacgagaggcaagacttgagtccaggacgggtcgtcgcgtgccataatggcggctttcagcgtccggtgccaacgttccagcatcccattggattgcgggtggtatgccgtagtccgctggcgtttaaaacccaggagtttgcctaactccgagaaaagggtggactcaaattgcattccctggtcagtgataaccactgcagggacgccaatgGGTACAGTTAagcgcaggtcgggtaggtgggagtaaaacacccacccgtggataCAAATGGCTATGAGAAAGACACCCAAAACAataaaccaacatggacgaagaTAGAAAGTGCCAATTTACAGTGCAGGGACTTTGGAACCAAGTACTGGCGGTTTTTGGAAgtaggcaagcaggctcccgatatccctcgactgcagtgcttcGGTGTTGGATAACTTTACCGCCGTGGCATGTAATACTACAAGAGGCTTAAagatgcatttagtttgtcgaactattcacctattataactctctTCGTAATAGTGCGTTTCATACCAAACTTAGTAGACTattatcatgctctatagtataagCCTTTACCACTTCAAAACTTGCTgattctgggataaacttaaggctgGTTCCCGGTCAATTTctaagaaaatatatttatagtgaatatggtaatatactattattaagttaatttaaACAAGTaccagtatggagggtattttgaggcctagatactacGTGCGTGGACCAGTAGCTGACCCTTTTCGGAACACCACATTActcccctttgcaactaatgtcaaaactaatataaactaatcatttgataccctacacgactatactgggtgaaaaaaaattacacaccccACACCCCTTTCTGAGGTaacaggtgtgacagacaggcagaatgacagacagtaaaccgattttaataagattttaaaaGAAGGTCTGTAAACCCAGTCCGTTGCTCCCTAGGACACCCATAGTAAAAGCGCTAATCAGGGCCCTGTATAATAAATCGTGGAAAAATGCGAAACAATCAAAGAAAGCCCTAAAATTCTCCTTCATCAGTAACGCAGTTAACGCAGGTGATATCTAGCTGAAAAGATGTTTTAAGAAAAGCTGGAAGAACATCTAAGCAAACAGTCGGTTCCCAAGAAACAAAACGGCATATCTCCCACTTTTAAGAACCGGCTAACATGTTGGTAACTAATAAGACAGTGCCTAATATGTTATCACTGCCACCAGAGaccaaaaatgataaaaaggaGGGAGAAGAAAATGAGAATCCACCGAGGCGATCATCATCTCTAGCACTGCTGGTATGCACTATACAAACGTACTAAGAAATGTGAGGGCGGATCCTGATCTGGAGGGAAAGGTCAGTAGGATCCGGAAGAACCATCTCATGGTGGAGCTGAAAAAGTCTTGAAATTAACAGAACCCCGAAAGAGGCATTTTGACAAAGATCAAAGCCAAGGATACCGTTATGGAAGTTGAAAAATGTATCCGTCTGGGCTACATAAAGCGAACTCCGCACAAATCCAACCGAAACAGACCTAGTGATATTAATCACCAAGCCAAGGGCAATGCAATCTTCTGCcgttaaatgaacaaagattggttcacTTCTTCAATGTAAAGCATTTGGGTGTGATCTTCAATTCTAAGTTAAATTTTGAGACTGAACATAGAACTAAGGTTTACATCAATGAGTCCCTCCCTCCGGATAAGGGAGCGCTCGCCAGATTCGTTATAGACATGTACATGTACGTATCAGGAGATATGCGCTACTGGAAAGGCCCATCCATAGGCCTGGTAGGTGGGAGTAAATGACCACCTACGGATAAAATTTGGCTATTGGAATAGTATCCGAATGGCTCAATGGTTAGAGCATTAGACTGTCGTACGGTTGTCgagtaccagtcgactcagctgtggatcagtacctaagtcaaatataGGTAATAATCACAGGCGAGCCCAATACCAAAATAGCGGTAAGTTGGACGTCTCGCCAactgacggacaaatactgccaccaccaagcatagaagaaacagtccgtgcaatccaccggcttaaaaaccataaatcgccAAGGGCTGAtcgaattatagccgaattggttaaataaaaaaattactccaaaaggttcatcaactgatgctgaaaGTGCGAGACAGCAAaccaatgtctgacgactgacaacgaggcattatctgtcccataaaaggggaaatatcacgcaatgcagcaattataaaggtatcacgttggtgagtaccatctatatgatattctccgctatcttgctaggtcggatagccccatacgcctagaatatcatcggcccataccaaagaagcctcAATCTAGGCAAATCAGTAGCAGGTCAGATTTTTCTCCCTgttgcaagcgatggaaaacccgctggaatatggatatcagttgcaccatcttttcatccactTCAAAGccatctatgatagcatagccagggtaaaactgtagacggccatgagagaattcagtatgaagacgaaattgataagactaactaggttaaccttgacgaatgtgcgaggccaggcaaaagcaacagaatcactgtcgagaccatttgacatcaacaacggtctacgacaaagggatgccctgtcatgcatcttctttaacatggccctggagaaaataaTTCACGAttcagatgtcaatgcaagaggcaccatcctagtccacccaactactggcctacactgacgatagTGACATCcagaccttcatccagatcgagcaggcggcccgagatctagggctgcatattaatgaaggcgagacgaagtacatggtggcaatgtcagcgatAAAAACCAAAGCACGAATAGcatcgaatctcactggtcaatccaaaacaataaaaataggagaatacaactttaagaccgttggaaatttctcctatttagggccgaaaatcacaaccgataacagcaatgacgatgaaatcagcgcacggtttttggctgccaacaaagacTAgttcagcctacaaaaactgttccgctcgaaacgtctcaccatagggtcaaagctcttactgtacaagactatgatcttgccagtcctcatgtattcctcggagacctgggtttttattgaaaaaattgcgaactcttggccgcgttccagataataaccctccgaagaatttttgacctcctacataaggatggacgattccgtagcctacataacgacgaaagctgtgagcgataccatgaccgtcaggttgtgtataaaatccggctgaaggGATTCAtccgaggcagaccctccctgagatggagcgatagcgtaggtcagcacgtcagacagcttttagggatattgaattagtggacctcggcgcaaaaccagggtgtctggagttccttattagggcaggcctagaccggatatcggttgttgcgccgttaatgataacGATGAGCGCAATACTGAACACATTATCTCCTACTGTACTGTAATGTACAGTTACGGTATTGAAtaatgtgctctaacacacttgaaggcccagatccaattggattgttgcgtctacAATAACTACTATTATGAAAATGACACCCAGAAATCAACAGCATTTCTTTCACTAAGAGAACACTCAAATGAGCTCTGCGAGGAGGATCTACCATATACCAAGGCTCTGATACGATGCATTATATTGGTCTATATTACGACAGTAAAGAAAACAAACATCATGTGGCAGAATCAAGCGGCACTAGTCAGCACGACGGTCGAAAAGATGCAGGTAGCGTGGAAAAGAGAACCATTGAATACAATCTGTGATTCAATGATCCACGATCCATGTTATGTAAACCGAAAGAGAGAGtagacgaccggcatgttgcagGTGGTGACAAGTGTTCGGCATATAGAAGAGAGATGCGTCGTAGAGCATACAAATCAACCACCTCCGccctactctcgcaaaccattcgatagTAGAATGTGGACGCAACAGCTATGCGGAAAGAAACCCATACAAGAGGCCTTGGAGTGAGGAATATATGTGTGGTTGGTGTTCACCCTTcgctggggtatagcgcgtcaacaacACATACGCGCCATTGTTGGCCGTTACCTGAATTGTGattcagctcccccacgattGCCTGAGAAACCTGCAGTCTTTCTCTACTGTCACCTGTCGGCCactgagagagtggattccactgtatgtcgtagccaacaatgcaattaTAGCCCTCCTCAGTGTGTtgcctacccactgccacttcctccCTCCGATCATGATGCGTACGGGTGTCAAACCTGTGGGCCGACCAAGGTTCATGGCCCGGTGAGGCAGCAAACAGGTGTCATTACCgcagtcgaggtatttgagaagAAATGTCATCGTCTATTAAACTCCTCCAAGCAATCCTGACAAGGCAGCACAAAGATCCTGCCCACTGACaagcagaaataatatcggtgacaagatgcaaactGGACAGACTCTGCTTTGGCTCTCAAAATCCTCCCAGATTTTAGTTCAGTGCATAACTTGGCACctcctgataatagctattagttttttcggaatgcccctcctgcgtgaAGCACTCCAGATGTACTCtctattcacgctatcgaacGCTTTGTCCAAATCGATGAAGGGAAAACTAATGAAAAGATCTAAATTGtgctgttccaaaataatccgtagggTGTAGATGTGGTcggtgcaggaggatccggagtggaAGGTATCCTGTTCTCTGTCGGTCGAGATTTGAAAATGTTCTTTGGTAAGTTCCAGGATAATTTGAGCTACTCTCTTTGCGACCGACGGAGTGAGTatgcagatactcctccaattgtcaaaCTCTAAACGGGTGGCCTTCATTGGAATCTTAACGGTTATCACCATCTGCTACActtcacagtgaccaccaggtcaTCTTCCTCAATTTTAAAAACGGAGAAGGCGACAGCCGAATATGCAAGGAAAGTGAGAAAACCCAGATAGTTGCCTGGTCtactggagcttttgagtaggaGACATTTTTGATGGCTTTAAAAAGAGATTACGACCCAAAAGAAGTGGGGATGGAAATGGTGGGTCAGCTATGCTAGTGGGTAACTGAGGCAGGCGACTCTATAATCCCGCAACATTGTTTTCACCACTGAAAGAAACCAAACTATTGGCTTATCAGCCTACGAGCGAGCCAAATGCCGGAAAGTACACAAAATTGATACTGGCAACTGCGCCTTAAGGCAAGTATGAACCCGTGGAGCATTACCtacaaagttgtaatgaacaggATTCGTGGGAAAAAATCACAGCTAGTGGCGTGCTGGCGACTCCTGTTTCCACAACACGAAGAAAGTACAACTCAGCCAAGGGTTCAAAAGGACGTCCTCTCGATCCCCGGACTGGCTGAGGAGGAGCAATAATAACTACAATAACTACACGAACTATAAGAACTGCGAGAACTACAAAAACTTCAAAGACTACAAGGACTACAAGGACTTCAAGGACTACAAGGATTACAAAAACTACCAGAACCACAAGAACTACAAGAGTATCAAAAAGTACCAGAACTACAAAAAACGTGGATGGATTGGAAATGATAAGGTTCCGGAATTGGACGAGATTCAGAACAAGGCCCTGATGTCGACTGTGTTTCCTGCCCAGTGGAAGGGGTAAAGATTGACTCTGCTACCGAAACTACAAATACCACCTGGGTCCCCCCGTTTATATTGCCCTATCTGTTTTTCAAGCACTGTggagaaaattaaataattaaaacttgcttttttctattccctagtgttatttattggtcttgcgaaTACCAACATATCATCAAtgtggacttgttagcactgatgaagaggtTCCCGGAAtaccggtatttgcaagaccaataaacaCTAGGGAATAGAAAAcggaagttttaattatttcaaataatttaatggcTAGAAATGCTGCCTAATTATGCTCAGATATGGAGAAGATATTGCAGAAGGTGATATACAACAAACTTCGTCCTTTCGTCAAGCTAACGGGTGGTCTGTCAGAGCGGCAGTATCAGTTTTGGCAAACCCTTTCTACTATTGATGTAATAGAAAGGGTCCCGGGACAAGTAGTGCGCGATGCTGACGCTAATTGTCAGAAATGCTTTAATGGATGGATCGAGAAAGTACTTGCGTCTCTTCGAAATGGACGACCCACCCGAACTGTCTCCAATGCACCGCTGCACTCGAGAAATCAGAGCATATTATGTTATGTTCTGTTGCCTGAGATTCGCATATGAAAGAAGGAAGTTAAACCACACCCTCAGCGCAGATATCATCTCATGGAGGAGATGCTCAGGTCGAAAATCACTTAGACCGCAGTGTAGGCAACAATAACTGCAATACATGAAACTGGATCGAGTCCGGAAAGTGCAACGTACGCTTAATTTGTTGGTCCTACTGTATACCAGAGCCCTCCCAGCTAAGTAAAACTTCACGGTGAACCCGCGGGGATATGGGTGGATGAGAATCTTACACAGTGTGCAACCTGGTCTtttaagatttctacctccatccattaataaaaattgtataTTGCCTTCAGCCGAAAATCCTTCGCCCCATTCTTATATACGACCCAGTGGCGTCGAGGCAGGCGTTGGATAAGAAGTATAGAAGCAACCTCAACGGGATTGAAAGAACCATGCGTGCAGATGCTACTGGGGTTCTGCCTGGCAGAACATCTCAATATACTCCTACTCTGCCCCCCTTCCCAAGGAccaccacattaaatacgctttATTGCGCGGTGCTGTCAGACTACATGTCGGACTGCAAAACCTTACGGCCACAGAATCATCTTAGAccaaatacctcgggaaatcttaGGAAAGCTTCAAGGGGTCTTTCGATGTAGGTTTTCCAAACGAAGCGGGAGTGAAAGACGATGTGTTACAAGGTTATGTGACATTAATATCCACAGAAGGAACAAAGATAGTTTGCTCGGGTTTTTTTATAGATGCATATAGTGTCGCCGGGCAGGAATGACCAGTATATTCTAGGCGGAGGTGCTGGCTATACTAGAAGCCTCTAGCTGACTGGGATATGATTCGAGCTCCAACCTTAACCGAAAGCCAAGCGGCATTAAGACAGTGCACTCAGTAGCTACAGATGGTGCAGTGCAGGAATGCACTCAATCATTTGGGTCGACACGTTCTACGTCACCCTACTAAGTCCTGAACCGGTCGACTGGCTGTCCAGATGGGTTACGCTCTTGACTAAAAGCGATAATTGTACCAAACTTTTCCAATCGGAACCAAACAAATACACTGAGAAGTTGTTCCGGCCAAAAAGTAGGAAGACATGGAAAAATATTGTGGACGTCTGATTGGCTGCAACTCACCAGTTGGACATATGCtcaaaatagaaattttaaagGATAATACGTCTGACGAACACTTCCTAATTTTGTGTGCGGGACAATGGACTACTCCAGTCTGCGTGCTCAGAGGTTAGTCTATCTCCCGCCCTTTTGACACGCCTATGATCATGCGTGTGTTTATTGATGCCCTATATCTCAGACTCTACCTTCCATAAACTACTACTCAGAATTGGAATGTTGGAAATTTTAGTTTCTTACCAGAGAGTTATGCATAACCAAGAAATGGATAACCTGATCTGAAGTTCGGGCTAGTCTAAggggaaaacaataaaaatatccCATTGACACTGATAAACATCACCTTTACTTAGATTCGTGGAAAACCATTCCAGGAGGTACCTATTTATCATTATTTTCTCTGCAACCAAAGCCTCATGTGCTAGGGGGTGTTGGCGATTCCGTTGCAGCATTGGTAGCAGCAGAAGTAGTtgttgaattcgttgagcttCCACTTGCAGGGGTAGGAGCTTCAGTAGCAGGAGTCGCTTCAGTTGTAGTGGTGGATTCCGTGGTAGTTGTCGTTGTTGTGGAAGGTGTTGTAGTTGTAGTAGTCGTGGTAGTAGAAGTCGTTGTGCTAGAAGTTGTTGTGGTAGAAGGGGttgtggtggttgttgttgtgGAAGTGGTTGTTGTAGTATCCTCTTCGGACGAATCTGGAGGAACTCCATCCACGCATCCATCGCCATCGAAGTATGTATCTTCAGGACATTTCAGTTGAACTGCCACTCCTGGAGCCAAACATTCATAATAGTACAATGCATCTGTGGTAGCCCACACTTCTCCTGCTGTACAGGTGTCGACATCAACCGCTCCGCTTTGCGCGAAACAAACAATTAGTGCAAGTAGGATCGCTAACGGAAAATGACAAAAAGCATGAGATCATAGGTCAAAGGTTAAAACGGTCAGTACTGATCCAGTCATCCTAAATACAAAGGAGTCGAAAACtcgttcaaaaataaaaatgctaATTACGTTCATTACCTTCCATGGTACAGAGAAAATGGTGACTGATTCACGGAATTGGGGATGCAATATTTATAGTGCCATATTCTCTACTGTAAAAAGGTGTCTAATGACGCTGTTAACGCTGATTACATGGTATTTGATAAGTGTTCAACATGGATGTTCTCGTGCCTAAAAAAAATATCTGACAACAAAATGATATGTTGAGGAAATGAAATTTGCTTGGCTTTCTTGCATTTACGAGACAACTAGTTTTACATAGTATTTGCATGTAATTGTACTAATACGCAGTTCTTGCGGCGAAAATGAGCTGATATGATTTTTAGGATACCAGACATAACGACGATTTCAGTTCATTCAGGGAAGATaagattgtttttatttttaatgaacGAAAAAGGCTGGATTTCAAGGTTATTATTTTCTATTCTTGCAAAAGATGTTTCGGTAAAAGTTGAATTCTAAACCCTAGAGGGAAGTACAGCCTCTGCAAACTCAGTGAAAACTTGTATCGATTACTCtctccccttaaaaagttatagtCCCTCCCAGTGAGGGTTTTTGTGTATCATCCGGGTTAAGTTGAATGTTAAACCATACTTCCTGactgtattaggttgttgcacatgaaatggccgatttggcaatcaagtgaagtcagTTACGATTTTGATACagcaaaccaccaccagttggcgctgttggtgttggataaggaaatataaatactcctacatttaatcaaggagtcatttcacaCCCTGCCACCGCACATCCTAGACCTTATCAAACAGAAAGCAACCATACGACGCCAACTCCACAGACACAGATACGCTCCTCAATTTAACTTCCTCAAGTCACAAATCCACTCCCTCACACAGCGCATCCAATCCCAGATCCTGACGCTATACGCTGATCACTATGCGGTAAAGCATGCAAACatctcgcttaatcagcaaacatCCAATAAACTCCGGGGTACCTGCCCCCGACTAGCCAAACCCCGCTCAGCCGGCGTCCTCCCACACAACACCTCACCCAAAGCTCACGCCGACCTGATTTCTAACAGCTTTCTGGCCGCCCATCACGCCACCCCACATTTATccgacccacccacagaaactGCGGTACGCCAACACATCCACAACCTCACTACCACGCCAGCATCCACACCCAATTCCCGATCCCGCCACCCGAACCTACAACACCCCACTGCTTACCAATACAAGCCCTCACAccccaaacagttgaatccatcatcctctccagaaataataaaaaatcaaccggGCCCGACCCCATCCCCATCATCATCCTAAAAAAATGGGCCAAAACTCTAAGCCCCTTCctcgcccaactcttcaatctatgcctcctctctgcacactttcccaccCCATGGAAACGATCCCACATCatcccaatcctaaaaaaggaccagccttcagcttctccgggcagctaccgccccatctccctcctcaacgtgacatcgaaaattttggaacacgtcatccacgatatcatgctccaacacatcaccgaccacgaCATTATCCCGCCCTTCCAGTTTTCCAACAGGAgcggccacggcacctcacatgccctcctagtcctcaaaactgacatcctatcccaactaaataacaacatccccaccacagcttgcctcctcgatatccagaaagcctacgacgcggtctggcacgaaggcctcacctacaaactctcccacactttcaaattccacccataattatgcaaactcatccttaactacctgtctgatcgccaatccttagtccgtatccacgataccctatCCGACCTTTACAGTCCtcccgcaggcatcccccaaggctcagttctgttagcaaccctcttctccatatacaccgccgatatcccactccaACACCGTACCAACTCCCCCCAAGCAGTCAAAACCATTCAATACGCCGACGAtttgatcctctacacctcttcccggagcatacaatccgcccaaaaccgcatcaataacACAATCcgaaccctcaacaaattcctccaatcctggaaactcctacttAACCCCTGCAAATGCaaagccatcgtcttccgcgatagagccacctttacccgcaagatgctggccgacacccgcaaccttACGATCAAGATCGGACCATCCACCATTCCCGCCGTCCAATctactaaatacctgggaataaccatGAACTCTCGCCTGTCACCCGTGCCCCAGGTAAACT
The DNA window shown above is from Hermetia illucens chromosome 5, iHerIll2.2.curated.20191125, whole genome shotgun sequence and carries:
- the LOC119657422 gene encoding integumentary mucin C.1-like encodes the protein MEAILLALIVCFAQSGAVDVDTCTAGEVWATTDALYYYECLAPGVAVQLKCPEDTYFDGDGCVDGVPPDSSEEDTTTTTSTTTTTTTPSTTTTSSTTTSTTTTTTTTTPSTTTTTTTESTTTTEATPATEAPTPASGSSTNSTTTSAATNAATESPTPPST